In the genome of Vicia villosa cultivar HV-30 ecotype Madison, WI linkage group LG7, Vvil1.0, whole genome shotgun sequence, one region contains:
- the LOC131619086 gene encoding uncharacterized protein LOC131619086, producing the protein MQKYPNFHHHSKCKKLATTDLIFTDDVLLFCKGGHGSVEFLLQTITTFSASTCLIINPQKCKAYYGGKDERTKLDLQMLTKFDESILPFRYLGVPLSSKRLTIAHYLPLIDWILSKVKHWTSKLLSYAGRFQLVRSVSFAIAQFWMQCFPLPKFVIHKIVAIFRSLVWAGSMEIKKRSPVAWESVCKPKSDNLWVKWIHIYYLKNANILTTQSKPSWSWMMKGIMQQTDLIPTIQHTWDTMLQTEEIVDHLFFDCRVTKDIWEAVLLWLELDHIPAKWFLEIQRAVAYTKKKGWKSSWLKLALTEAVHEIWLHRNRIIFQQDSIANTKDRILEKIVYRGWMFKKIRSHLAAYMS; encoded by the exons ATGCAAAAGTACCCAAATTTCCATCATCATTCCAAGTGTAAAAAGTTGGCCACAACTGACTTGATCTTCACAGACGATGTTTTACTTTTTTGTAAAGGTGGTCACGGTTCTGTGGAATTTCTTCTCCAAACTATTACTACTTTTTCTGCTTCCACATGTTTGATTATTAATCCCCAAAAATGCAAGGCCTACTATGGTGGAAAGGATGAGAGGACTAAACTTGACTTGCAAATGCTCACCAAGTTTGATGAAAGCATCCTTCCCTTCCGTTACTTAGGGGTTCCCCTCTCAAGTAAGCGTCTTACTATTGCTCATTACCTCCCTCTAATTGATTGGATTCTTAGCAAAGTGAAACACTGGACATCTAAGCTTCTTAGCTATGCTGGGAGATTTCAATTAGTTAGAAGCGTTTCGTTTGCTATTGCTCAGTTTTGGATGCAATGTTTCCCGCTCCCTAAATTTGTTATTCACAAGATTGTGGCCATTTTTCGTTCTCTTGTGTGGGCTGGCAGTATGGAAATCAAGAAAAGGAGCCCAGTGGCTTGGGAGTCAGTTTGCAAACC GAAATCAGACAACTTGTGGGTTAAGTGGattcatatatattatttgaagAATGCTAATATTCTTACCACTCAGAGTAAACCAAGTTGGTCCTGGATGATGAAGGGTATTATGCAGCAAACTGATCTTATACCGACGATCCAGCACACTTGGGATACTATGCTGCAGA CTGAGGAAATAGTGGACCATTTGTTCTTTGATTGCCGTGTGACCAAAGACATTTGGGAAGCTGTGCTTTTATGGTTAGAGCTTGATCACATTCCTGCAAAGTGGTTCCTTGAGATACAGCGAGCTGTTGCCTATACTAAAAAGAAAGGATGGAAATCGTCTTGGCTCAAATTGGCTTTAACTGAAGCTGTTCATGAGATTTGGCTTCATAGGAATAGAATTATATTTCAACAGGATAGCATAGCTAACACTAAGGATAGAATTCTTGAAAAAATTGTGTATAGAGGCTGGATGTTTAAGAAGATTAGGTCCCATTTAGCGGCATATATGTCCTAG
- the LOC131619087 gene encoding uncharacterized protein LOC131619087: protein MSLSKDELQSSLEAHEQRMDERGSYKGKAEIALQVRFNERSKAKCGAKQLESKGDEAKVARQEVDDEATLLMMITDECDGMTEVLDSSCKSRDSSCSSAENATVLSSEQNVMISVRDGTQGNEECIGQLLEKGYNIRLEDKILRVVDASGVLILKAPMATNRTFKVELKVLEHRCLATAASREEWLWHYRLDYLNFRDLKALQQEGMVTGLPHINVPAELCRTKAHLEVVYSDVCGPVQVDTFGGN from the exons ATGTCGTTGAGCAAGGATGAGCTTCAAAGTTCCCTAGAagcacatgaacaaagaatggacgaGAGAGGAAGCTATAAGGGAAAGGCGGAGATAGCTTTGCAAGTTCGTTTCAATGAAAGAAGTAAAG CAAAGTGTGGTGCTAAACAGCTTGAATCTAAAGGGGATGAAGCTAAGGTTGCGAGGCAAGAGGTGGATGATGAAGCCACACTCTTAATGATGATTACCGATGAGTGTGACGGCATGACAGAGGTGCTGGACAGTAGCTGCAAGTCACGGGACAGCAGCTGCAGCAGTGCAGAAAATGCGACAGTTTTGAGTtcggaacaaaatgtgatgatttcGGTTCGAGATGGAACTCAAGGCAACGAGGAGTG tattggtcAATTACTCGAAAAGGGTTACAACATACGTTTGGAAGATAAGATCTTGCGGGTTGTTGATGCTAGTGGTGTGTTGATCCTAAAGGCTCCTATGGCTACCAATAGGACTTTCAAAGTTGAACTGAAAGTATTGGAACATAGGTGTTTAGCTACAGCTGCAAGTAGAGAGGAGTGGTTATGGCATTATCGTCTCGATTACTTGAATTTTCGTGATCTCAAAGCGTTGCAACAAGAAGGTATGGTTACCGGGCTGCCACACATTAACGTTCCAGCTGAGTTGTGTAGGACCAAAgcacaccttgaggtggtgtattccgaTGTTTGTGGACCTGTGCAAGTGGACACATTCGGTGGAAATTGA
- the LOC131619088 gene encoding L-type lectin-domain containing receptor kinase IX.1-like gives MASTFYTFHVFFLSLIISTFPTYSVHFQNPSFSPNDANIIYQGSAAQTVGQVNFNINEKYTCQVGRAIYAKRVLLWDSKTDQVTDFTTHFTFIIDTQSKPLYGHGLAFFLAPFGFEIPPNSASGFIGLYNTTTMVSPSNQIVHVEFDSYPNKEWGETSQHVGINNNSIVSSVSTPWNTSLHSGDTAEVRIDYNSTTKNLTVSWKYQSTSNPQEKTSLSYLIDLSKALPEWVTVGFSAATGFNAELHNLLSWEFNSTLDKSDDSNTKGTRIIVIVLTISCGIVIVVGALVAYVVLKRKRKRSEKQKEEAMHLNSMNDDLERGAGPRRFTYQELDIATNNFSRDRKLGQGGFGAVYKGYFVDLDIQVAVKKISRGSRQGKKEYVTEVKVISQLRHRNLVKLLGWCHDKGEFLLVYEFMPNGSLDSHLFGKRISLSWSARHKIVLGLASGLLYLHEEWERCVVHRDIKSSNVMLDSSFNVKLGDFGLAKLMDHELGPQTTGLAGTFGYLAPEYVSTGRASKESDVYSFGIVVMEITCGKKATEVMKEKGEEKGMIEWVWDHYGRGELLMAMDENLRKDFDEKQVECLMIVGLWCAHPDVNLRPSIRQAIQVLNFEVALPNLPPKRPVATYHAPTPSVSSVEGSITTTLQDGR, from the coding sequence ATGGCTTCCACTTTCTATACCTTTCATGTTTTCTTCTTGTCCTTAATTATCTCCACTTTTCCTACTTACTCAGTTCACTTCCAAAATCCAAGTTTTAGTCCAAATGATGCCAACATAATCTACCAAGGTTCTGCAGCACAAACTGTGGGACAAGTTAACTTTAACATCAATGAGAAGTATACATGTCAAGTTGGAAGGGCCATCTATGCCAAAAGAGTGTTACTTTGGGACTCGAAAACCGATCAAGTCACTGACTTCACGACGCATTTCACTTTTATAATCGATACTCAAAGTAAACCTTTATATGGCCATGGCCTAGCCTTTTTCTTGGCTCCTTTTGGATTTGAAATCCCTCCCAATTCAGCTAGTGGATTTATAGGCCTATATAACACCACAACAATGGTTTCACCTAGTAACCAAATTGTTCATGTGGAGTTTGATTCGTATCCGAATAAGGAATGGGGTGAGACATCACAACATGTCGGAATCAACAATAATTCAATCGTTTCATCGGTTTCAACGCCTTGGAATACTAGTTTACATAGTGGAGACACTGCTGAGGTAAGGATAGACTACAACTCAACAACCAAGAATTTGACTGTATCTTGGAAATACCAAAGTACCTCTAATCCTCAAGAAAAAACTAGTCTTTCGTATCTAATTGATTTATCGAAGGCGTTACCTGAATGGGTTACCGTTGGATTTTCAGCTGCAACAGGTTTCAATGCAGAATTACATAATCTTTTGTCCTGGGAATTTAACTCAACATTGGATAAAAGCGACGATAGCAACACAAAAGGAACAAGAATAATTGTGATAGTACTAACAATCTCTTGTGGGATTGTAATAGTAGTAGGAGCATTAGTAGCATATGTAGTACTCAAGAGGAAAAGAAAGAGAAGTGAAAAGCAAAAAGAAGAGGCTATGCATTTAAATTCAATGAATGATGACCTTGAAAGAGGAGCAGGACCAAGGAGGTTCACCTACCAAGAACTTGATATTGCCACTAATAACTTCTCTAGGGATAGAAAGTTGGGTCAAGGTGGGTTTGGAGCTGTTTATAAAGGTTACTTTGTTGATCTAGATATACAAGTTGCTGTGAAGAAAATATCAAGAGGATCAAGACAAGGTAAGAAAGAGTATGTAACTGAAGTTAAAGTGATTAGCCAACTTCGACATCGGAATCTTGTGAAGTTGTTGGGTTGGTGCCATGACAAAGGTGAGTTTCTTCTTGTTTATGAGTTCATGCCTAATGGTAGTCTTGATTCTCATTTATTTGGTAAGAGAATATCTCTTTCTTGGAGTGCAAGGCACAAAATAGTTCTTGGATTGGCTTCTGGTTTGCTTTATCTACATGAAGAATGGGAGAGGTGTGTGGTACATAGAGATATCAAATCAAGTAATGTGATGTTAGATTCTAGTTTCAATGtcaagcttggtgattttggGTTGGCTAAGTTAATGGATCATGAGCTTGGTCCTCAGACAACCGGGCTAGCCGGAACATTTGGCTATCTAGCTCCAGAGTATGTGAGTACAGGTAGGGCTAGTAAAGAGTCAGATGTGTATAGTTTTGGGATAGTTGTGATGGAGATAACTTGTGGAAAGAAAGCTACTGAAGTTATGAAGGAAAAAGGTGAAGAGAAGGGAATGATAGAGTGGGTTTGGGATCATTATGGAAGAGGAGAACTACTTATGGCAATGGATGAGAATTTGAGAAAGGATTTTGATGAGAAACAAGTGGAGTGTTTGATGATTGTTGGATTATGGTGTGCTCATCCTGATGTGAATCTTAGACCATCAATTAGACAGGCAATTCAAGTGCTTAATTTTGAGGTTGCTTTGCCAAATCTTCCACCAAAGAGGCCTGTTGCAACATATCATGCTCCTACACCATCTGTAAGCTCTGTTGAAGGTTCCATAACCACAACCCTTCAAGATGGTCGTTAA